The following are encoded in a window of Chionomys nivalis chromosome X, mChiNiv1.1, whole genome shotgun sequence genomic DNA:
- the LOC130867603 gene encoding diphosphoinositol polyphosphate phosphohydrolase 3-alpha isoform X1 codes for MKCKPNQTRTYDPEGFKKRAACLCFRSEREDEVLLVSSSRYPDRWIVPGGGLEPEEEPDGAAVREVYEEAGVKGKLGRLLGVFEQNQDRKHRTYVFVLTVTELLEDWEDSVSIGRKREWFKIEDAIKVLQCHKPVHAEYLEKLKLGGSPTNGNSAAPSQPESEP; via the exons ATGAAGTGCAAGCCGAACCAGACGCGGACCTACGACCCCGAGGGCTTCAAGAAGCGCGCCGCGTGCCTGTGCTTCCGCAGCGAGCGCGAGGACGAGGTACTGCTGGTGAGCAGCAGCCGCTACCCCGACCGCTGGATCGTGCCCGGCGGGGGTTTGGAGCCCGAGGAGGAGCCGGACGGCGCGGCGGTGCGCGAGGTGTACGAGGAGGCGGGAGTCAAGGGGAAGTTGGGCCGGCTGCTGGGAGTCTTCGAGCAGAACCAGGACCGCAAGCACCGGACCTACGTGTTCGTGCTCACCGTCACCGAGCTGCTGGAGGATTGGGAAGACTCGGTCAGCATCGGCAGGAAGCGCGAATGGTTCAAGATCGAAGATGCCATCAAGGTCCTCCAGTGCCACAAGCCCGTGCATGCCGAGTACCTGGAGAAACTGAAGCTGGGCGGCTCCCCGACTAATGGAAACTCGGCCGCCCCGTCCCAGCCAGAGAGCGAGCCCTA G
- the LOC130867603 gene encoding diphosphoinositol polyphosphate phosphohydrolase 3-alpha isoform X2: MKCKPNQTRTYDPEGFKKRAACLCFRSEREDEVLLVSSSRYPDRWIVPGGGLEPEEEPDGAAVREVYEEAGVKGKLGRLLGVFEQNQDRKHRTYVFVLTVTELLEDWEDSVSIGRKREWFKIEDAIKVLQCHKPVHAEYLEKLKLGGSPTNGNSAAPSQPESEP, from the coding sequence ATGAAGTGCAAGCCGAACCAGACGCGGACCTACGACCCCGAGGGCTTCAAGAAGCGCGCCGCGTGCCTGTGCTTCCGCAGCGAGCGCGAGGACGAGGTACTGCTGGTGAGCAGCAGCCGCTACCCCGACCGCTGGATCGTGCCCGGCGGGGGTTTGGAGCCCGAGGAGGAGCCGGACGGCGCGGCGGTGCGCGAGGTGTACGAGGAGGCGGGAGTCAAGGGGAAGTTGGGCCGGCTGCTGGGAGTCTTCGAGCAGAACCAGGACCGCAAGCACCGGACCTACGTGTTCGTGCTCACCGTCACCGAGCTGCTGGAGGATTGGGAAGACTCGGTCAGCATCGGCAGGAAGCGCGAATGGTTCAAGATCGAAGATGCCATCAAGGTCCTCCAGTGCCACAAGCCCGTGCATGCCGAGTACCTGGAGAAACTGAAGCTGGGCGGCTCCCCGACTAATGGAAACTCGGCCGCCCCGTCCCAGCCAGAGAGCGAGCCCTAG